The Thalassotalea sp. HSM 43 genome window below encodes:
- the scpB gene encoding SMC-Scp complex subunit ScpB produces MAKIEDEFLKSVVESMLFVSAVPLSIKTMQETLQQQASISKKRLQTILQQLQNDYDARAIELVEVASGYRFQARQQFSDYIALLYKEKAPKYSRALLETLALIAYRQPITRGEIEDIRGVSVSSYIIRTLQERDWIRVVGHKEVPGRPALFATTKEFLDYFSLKSLQQLPPLLDISDIDVDDKQSQAVTEDA; encoded by the coding sequence ATGGCAAAAATTGAAGATGAATTTTTAAAATCTGTGGTTGAGTCGATGTTATTCGTCTCGGCAGTACCGTTATCGATTAAAACCATGCAAGAAACCTTGCAACAACAAGCCAGTATTTCAAAAAAACGGCTGCAAACTATTTTACAACAGCTGCAAAACGATTATGATGCACGCGCAATTGAATTGGTCGAAGTTGCCTCTGGCTATAGATTCCAAGCTAGGCAGCAATTTAGTGACTATATCGCTTTGCTTTATAAAGAAAAAGCACCGAAATATTCACGCGCCTTACTAGAAACTCTGGCGTTAATTGCGTATCGACAACCGATTACACGAGGCGAAATAGAAGATATTCGCGGAGTATCGGTAAGTAGTTATATAATTAGAACGTTACAAGAACGAGATTGGATACGCGTGGTTGGCCATAAAGAGGTCCCAGGGCGCCCAGCATTATTTGCTACGACCAAAGAGTTTCTGGATTATTTTTCCTTAAAATCACTGCAACAATTACCGCCATTGTTGGATATTAGCGACATCGACGTCGATGATAAGCAATCGCAAGCAGTGACAGAGGACGCATAA
- a CDS encoding methylated-DNA--[protein]-cysteine S-methyltransferase, with protein sequence MLYYQIIQSPCGEVIVVANEHGIVEVAFQQGAAAVKLTADYQLANDDAPKHLANAVQQLDEYFQGKRRLFDLPLAQAGTAFQQNVWHALTKIQFGATCSYGQLADAIANPKAVRAVGSANGNNKIAIIVPCHRVIGSNKKLTGYAGGMGIKAKLLMHEGADFKP encoded by the coding sequence ATGCTCTACTATCAAATCATACAAAGCCCATGCGGTGAGGTTATCGTTGTCGCTAATGAGCACGGCATTGTCGAAGTTGCGTTTCAACAAGGCGCCGCTGCGGTTAAGTTGACAGCTGATTATCAGTTGGCAAACGATGACGCACCAAAACATTTAGCGAATGCTGTGCAGCAACTAGATGAATATTTCCAAGGCAAACGTCGCTTATTTGATCTGCCACTCGCGCAAGCGGGCACGGCATTTCAACAAAATGTATGGCATGCGCTTACCAAGATACAATTTGGCGCCACCTGCAGTTATGGCCAGCTTGCCGATGCGATTGCCAACCCAAAAGCGGTGCGCGCGGTAGGCAGCGCCAACGGTAATAATAAAATCGCCATTATTGTGCCCTGCCATCGAGTTATCGGCAGCAATAAAAAGCTAACCGGTTATGCCGGCGGAATGGGTATAAAAGCGAAATTGCTGATGCATGAAGGGGCTGATTTTAAGCCGTAA
- a CDS encoding L-threonylcarbamoyladenylate synthase, producing MSQFFYMHPDNPQVRLIRQAVAIIQQGGVIVYPTDSGYALGCHIGDKKALDRICRIRDISREHNFTLVCRDLSQLAEYARVDNANFRILKNNTPGPYTFIFKGTKEVPRRLLNAKKKTIGIRIPENKIAQDLLEELGEPLMSTTLILPGNEMAEFDPELIRDNLERHVDLILNGGYLGEKPTTVIDFTEDYPIILRVGEGDPEPFG from the coding sequence ATGAGTCAGTTTTTTTACATGCACCCTGATAATCCGCAGGTACGACTAATACGTCAAGCGGTGGCAATTATTCAGCAAGGTGGCGTAATCGTTTACCCTACAGATTCTGGCTATGCGTTGGGTTGCCACATTGGTGATAAAAAGGCCTTAGATCGCATTTGCCGCATTCGCGACATCAGCCGTGAACATAATTTTACCCTAGTGTGTCGCGACTTATCCCAGTTGGCGGAATACGCACGAGTCGATAACGCTAACTTTCGCATATTGAAAAACAATACCCCTGGTCCATATACCTTTATTTTTAAGGGCACCAAAGAAGTACCAAGGCGTTTACTTAATGCCAAAAAGAAAACCATCGGTATTCGCATACCGGAAAATAAAATCGCCCAAGACTTACTGGAAGAGCTTGGTGAGCCTTTGATGTCGACGACATTGATCTTGCCCGGTAATGAAATGGCTGAATTTGACCCTGAGCTTATCCGCGATAACTTAGAGCGACATGTCGATTTGATCCTTAACGGTGGTTATCTCGGTGAGAAACCGACAACGGTAATCGACTTTACTGAAGACTACCCGATAATTTTACGTGTTGGTGAAGGGGATCCTGAGCCATTTGGCTGA
- a CDS encoding DNA-3-methyladenine glycosylase 2, translating into MQLDRNICQQARLSKDRRFDGKFYTAVITTGIYCRPTCPAGPALEQNVRYFHTAVQAEVNGFNACKRCRPELAPNQPLPSHIEQAIELLRVQPNLTVAQLAKTMSLSERQLQRLFEQNLSVSPKQFINHQRLITARTLLLHTGLAISDIATIAGFGSLRSFNDNVKQHYQLSPTQVRKQGKASGNDVYSIKLAYQGQYNWPLMLNFFKARIIPGVELIDDAYHRTLQLFDDHEQRVCHGWFKVSFHDQDYLQVDLQLSDYQYLGQVLKRIRVMFDLDCDIDTVNEHLGQDRQLAQVISDCPGLRLPGCFDVFEFSIRAILGQQITVKAATTLASRINERYGQAFTASESSPTGLSHYFPSPTALADAEFNDMGITTTRMATLQRWVSFYRDNKRLFVAPQSAEQLERQLCELKGIGPWTANYLAMRGLSMNDAFPAADLGIIKALGGELKPKQILQKAEAWRPWRAYAAIYLWHSLAH; encoded by the coding sequence ATGCAACTTGATCGCAACATCTGCCAACAAGCACGATTATCAAAAGATCGTCGCTTTGATGGCAAGTTTTACACCGCCGTGATCACCACCGGCATATACTGCCGACCGACATGTCCAGCAGGCCCAGCGCTCGAACAAAATGTGCGCTATTTCCATACTGCCGTACAAGCTGAGGTGAATGGCTTTAATGCCTGCAAACGATGTCGACCAGAACTTGCACCGAATCAACCATTGCCAAGTCATATTGAACAAGCCATTGAGTTATTGCGAGTACAGCCGAATTTAACCGTCGCACAGCTCGCCAAGACAATGAGTTTGAGTGAACGCCAACTGCAACGTTTATTTGAACAAAATCTTTCCGTTTCACCAAAGCAATTTATCAATCACCAACGACTGATCACCGCGCGCACCTTGTTATTGCACACGGGATTGGCGATAAGTGATATAGCCACTATCGCCGGTTTTGGTTCATTGCGCAGCTTTAATGACAACGTTAAACAGCATTATCAACTCAGCCCTACGCAAGTTCGCAAACAAGGCAAAGCGAGTGGTAATGATGTGTACTCGATAAAGCTTGCCTATCAAGGCCAGTACAATTGGCCTTTGATGCTTAATTTCTTTAAAGCCCGTATCATTCCCGGCGTCGAGTTGATTGATGATGCCTATCACCGTACCCTGCAATTATTTGATGACCATGAACAACGTGTTTGCCACGGTTGGTTTAAAGTCAGTTTTCATGATCAGGATTATTTGCAAGTAGATTTGCAACTCAGTGATTATCAGTATTTAGGCCAAGTACTCAAACGCATCAGAGTGATGTTCGATCTTGATTGCGATATTGATACCGTTAATGAGCATTTAGGCCAGGACAGACAACTTGCTCAGGTGATTAGCGATTGCCCTGGCTTGCGTCTGCCAGGTTGTTTCGATGTATTTGAGTTTTCAATTCGCGCCATACTGGGGCAGCAAATCACAGTGAAAGCTGCGACCACACTTGCCAGTCGTATCAACGAGCGATATGGTCAAGCATTTACCGCTTCTGAGTCTTCACCCACAGGGCTTAGCCATTACTTCCCAAGCCCGACTGCCTTAGCCGATGCTGAATTTAATGATATGGGCATTACCACGACGCGAATGGCAACATTGCAGCGTTGGGTGAGCTTTTATCGGGATAATAAACGCTTATTTGTGGCACCTCAGTCTGCGGAGCAGTTAGAACGACAGTTATGTGAATTAAAAGGTATTGGCCCTTGGACTGCAAATTATCTGGCGATGCGCGGCTTGAGTATGAATGATGCGTTCCCTGCGGCCGATTTAGGCATCATAAAAGCCTTAGGCGGCGAGTTAAAGCCAAAACAGATATTGCAAAAAGCCGAGGCATGGCGTCCTTGGCGTGCCTATGCAGCCATTTATTTATGGCACTCGCTAGCACATTAA
- a CDS encoding segregation and condensation protein A gives MDKTSVALDNNKGEMLQQLLPLAVVHGEAVVEKPQDLFIPPDALEIILEAFEGPLDLLLYLIRKQKFDIVELPIAEITRQYMDYVELMKDLKLELAAEYLVMAAILAEIKSRLLLPKTDIEDEDDDPRAELIRRLQEYEVIKQAAEQMDLLPRMERDHFEASAKLPEGFKPRLVEADVDLQELVLAMQGVIKRAAAFEHHHIERESLSTRERMSLILASLDRQRYSEFSQLFQPEEGKAGVVVTFLAILELIKESMIECIQANAFGQIQVRLR, from the coding sequence ATGGATAAGACCTCGGTAGCACTAGATAATAACAAAGGTGAAATGCTGCAACAGTTGTTGCCGTTGGCTGTGGTACATGGCGAAGCCGTTGTCGAGAAACCGCAAGACCTATTCATTCCGCCGGATGCCTTGGAAATTATTTTAGAAGCATTTGAAGGGCCATTGGATCTGCTGTTGTATCTGATCCGCAAACAAAAGTTCGATATTGTTGAGCTGCCAATAGCCGAAATTACTCGCCAATACATGGACTACGTTGAGCTCATGAAAGACTTAAAGCTTGAATTGGCGGCTGAGTATTTGGTGATGGCGGCGATTTTGGCAGAAATTAAATCGCGATTATTGTTACCAAAAACAGATATCGAAGACGAAGATGATGATCCCCGTGCTGAACTGATACGACGCTTGCAGGAATACGAGGTGATTAAGCAGGCCGCTGAACAAATGGATTTACTGCCGCGAATGGAACGTGATCACTTTGAAGCCAGTGCCAAGTTACCTGAGGGCTTTAAACCAAGATTGGTGGAAGCTGACGTCGATTTACAAGAATTGGTATTGGCGATGCAAGGGGTGATAAAACGCGCCGCGGCATTCGAACATCACCATATCGAACGGGAAAGTCTATCGACTCGCGAACGAATGAGTCTGATCCTAGCCAGTCTTGATAGACAGCGCTACAGCGAATTCAGTCAATTGTTTCAGCCAGAAGAAGGCAAGGCCGGCGTTGTAGTAACATTTTTGGCGATTTTAGAATTGATAAAAGAATCTATGATTGAATGCATTCAAGCCAATGCCTTTGGTCAGATACAGGTGCGTTTAAGGTAA
- the rluB gene encoding 23S rRNA pseudouridine(2605) synthase RluB produces the protein MSEKLQKVLARAGKGSRREMEGVISQGRVSVDGKVAYLGDRVDGTEQIRIDGHAVKIADAESQPCRVLVYNKPEGEMCTRKDPEGRPTVFDRLPKIDGSRWVAVGRLDINTSGMLIFTNDGELANRLMHPSHEVEREYAVRVFGEIDEAMLQRLRHGVKLEDGMAKFNKITYKGGEGRNHWFHVVLTEGRNREVRRLWESQDVQVSRLIRVRYGDLQMDRRLPMGGWVELGLKDVNYYRKLVSLTVETQSKVAVDEKRIDHNKSRKIRKNVKKHQQRRAQSQTQSRRKRR, from the coding sequence ATGTCTGAAAAATTACAAAAGGTGCTGGCACGCGCTGGTAAAGGTTCACGCCGTGAAATGGAAGGTGTTATCAGCCAAGGCCGAGTCAGTGTCGATGGTAAGGTCGCGTATTTAGGCGATCGAGTTGATGGTACTGAGCAAATACGTATTGATGGTCACGCCGTTAAAATTGCCGATGCCGAAAGCCAACCTTGTCGAGTATTAGTGTACAACAAACCCGAAGGGGAAATGTGTACTCGTAAGGATCCTGAAGGTCGTCCAACTGTCTTTGATCGTTTGCCGAAAATTGATGGCAGTCGTTGGGTTGCCGTCGGTCGCTTGGATATCAACACCTCAGGTATGTTGATTTTCACTAATGATGGCGAATTGGCGAATCGATTGATGCACCCATCCCATGAAGTCGAGCGTGAATACGCGGTTCGTGTCTTTGGTGAAATAGACGAAGCCATGTTGCAACGTCTGCGTCATGGCGTAAAGCTTGAAGATGGCATGGCTAAGTTTAACAAAATCACCTACAAAGGTGGTGAAGGTCGTAATCATTGGTTCCATGTTGTGCTTACCGAAGGACGTAACCGTGAAGTACGTCGTCTTTGGGAAAGCCAAGATGTACAAGTCAGCCGTCTGATTCGAGTTCGCTACGGTGATTTGCAAATGGATCGTCGCTTACCTATGGGCGGTTGGGTTGAATTAGGCCTCAAAGACGTCAACTACTATCGCAAATTGGTTTCATTAACAGTGGAAACTCAATCGAAAGTGGCGGTAGATGAAAAACGCATTGACCACAATAAGAGCCGAAAAATTCGTAAGAACGTCAAAAAACATCAACAACGTCGTGCACAAAGTCAGACACAATCACGACGCAAACGCAGATAA
- a CDS encoding alpha/beta hydrolase, whose translation MKVFALQLIQAVILSMAMLSNALMAASPQPAVNQHQNQQQPQHQQQTFVVVHGATGGGWDWKQVAKQLRAKGHDVYRVTLTGLGERYHLANDSVNLTTHINDVVNTITFEQLDKVVLVGHSYGGMVISGVMNEIPDKVSHAIFLDALVPAHGMNALQILSMKYEDLPIKDGLTYFPWLSADAPYPKDVPHPAKTLSQPVTFNNPKLADINTSYIGFVPQGNSVTERKRNDKSWQLAEKRGWTIRVFAGDHVVYRIKPEQMAQLLIDSLSDRNTSPNK comes from the coding sequence ATGAAAGTGTTTGCCCTTCAACTCATTCAGGCGGTCATTCTGAGCATGGCAATGTTATCTAATGCACTGATGGCAGCCTCGCCGCAGCCAGCAGTAAATCAACATCAAAATCAACAGCAACCTCAACACCAGCAACAAACTTTTGTTGTCGTGCACGGTGCGACCGGTGGTGGTTGGGATTGGAAACAGGTGGCCAAGCAATTACGGGCAAAAGGCCATGACGTGTATCGCGTCACCTTAACCGGCTTAGGCGAGCGCTACCATTTAGCCAATGACTCAGTCAATTTGACCACCCACATAAATGATGTGGTAAATACAATTACCTTTGAACAGCTCGACAAGGTTGTTCTCGTCGGCCACAGCTACGGTGGCATGGTGATCAGTGGCGTGATGAATGAAATACCTGACAAAGTCAGCCACGCGATATTTCTTGATGCCTTGGTGCCGGCGCATGGAATGAATGCGTTGCAAATTTTGTCGATGAAATATGAAGACTTGCCGATTAAAGATGGTTTAACCTATTTTCCTTGGTTATCTGCTGATGCGCCGTATCCAAAAGACGTACCGCACCCCGCTAAAACATTATCGCAGCCGGTAACATTCAATAATCCTAAACTGGCTGATATCAACACTAGCTATATTGGCTTTGTGCCTCAAGGCAATTCGGTAACCGAGCGCAAACGTAATGATAAATCATGGCAGCTCGCAGAAAAGCGTGGCTGGACCATTCGTGTGTTTGCTGGCGATCATGTGGTTTATCGCATCAAGCCTGAGCAAATGGCGCAGCTGTTGATTGACAGCCTTAGCGATCGCAATACCAGCCCGAACAAATAA